From Gemmatimonadaceae bacterium, a single genomic window includes:
- a CDS encoding alpha/beta hydrolase — translation MPLFTRQDGPSHAPPLLLLHGGPGAHHDYLYPQMLALAERHRVVTYDQRGGGQSKTDDPAPITWETHVRDLADIVHQFGLVPPTLVGYSWGALLAMLYATAGAHVVGDRFVAPARLVLISPAPITRAWRDEFEAELGARGRGPVIQGLRDELAASGLRERDMAAYRQRSFELSVAGYFADPAKAVSLTPFRVTGKVQQSVWASLGDFDVRPALRGLACPSLVVHGRQDPIPLDSATAAAECLGAELVVLDDCGHVPYVEQPAALFAAIERFLSEPLPS, via the coding sequence ATGCCCCTCTTCACCCGCCAAGACGGCCCCTCCCACGCTCCCCCGCTGTTACTCCTCCACGGCGGCCCCGGCGCGCACCACGACTACCTGTATCCCCAGATGCTCGCGCTGGCGGAGCGGCACCGGGTGGTCACGTATGACCAGCGGGGGGGCGGGCAGTCGAAAACGGATGATCCCGCGCCGATCACCTGGGAGACGCATGTGCGCGATCTGGCGGACATCGTGCACCAGTTCGGGCTCGTACCGCCGACGCTCGTGGGGTACTCGTGGGGGGCGCTGCTGGCGATGCTCTATGCGACGGCGGGGGCCCATGTCGTGGGGGACCGGTTCGTGGCACCGGCGCGGTTGGTGCTCATTTCGCCGGCCCCGATCACGCGGGCCTGGCGGGACGAGTTCGAGGCGGAGCTGGGGGCGCGCGGGCGTGGGCCGGTCATTCAGGGGCTCCGGGACGAACTGGCCGCGTCGGGGCTACGGGAGCGGGACATGGCCGCGTACCGGCAGCGAAGCTTTGAGCTCAGTGTGGCCGGGTATTTCGCCGATCCGGCCAAGGCGGTGTCACTCACGCCCTTCCGTGTGACGGGGAAGGTGCAGCAGTCGGTATGGGCGTCACTGGGAGACTTCGATGTGCGCCCCGCGCTGCGTGGCCTCGCCTGCCCATCGCTCGTCGTACACGGCAGGCAGGACCCGATTCCTCTCGACTCGGCCACCGCGGCCGCGGAGTGCCTGGGGGCGGAGCTGGTGGTGCTCGACGACTGCGGTCATGTGCCGTACGTCGAGCAACCGGCCGCGCTCTTTGCGGCGATCGAGCGGTTCCTTTCGGAGCCCCTGCCGTCGTAG
- a CDS encoding PHP domain-containing protein, protein MDCRAAAHALTQVATLLELHAGDAFTIKALQSAARTVAALGDTKLVDALPRELAEPELIAAPALALLKELAETHSSAQLEQLQEETPEGLLEMLRIPGLGPARIRAIHDGLDIDTVLELEQAARDGRLAALPKFGTKTAERILKGIADLRATGAYVLWPHARAEAERFADALRRHRDVLQLEIAGSIRRRMEVVRDVDLVAAVRGSPSVVAASLAQIRGVKEVLGGGGRLITITLDNGVRVDLACVRPEQFALALWRATGSSAHVQQVTERAAQMGFVLAGDELRDSEGALVAIPDEVALYARLGLAYVEPEQREAAGEVEQAARGGFAPLVSTSQLRGALHCHSQYSDGGATIEQMAEAARARGLTYLGVSDHSQSNTYAGGLSREAIIQQHAEIDTLNAQYAARGINFRVLKGIEADILPCGRVDYDAEFLDRFDFVIGSVHTRYGMNAQQMTDRVLKALDDPHITILGHPTGRLLLTREPYAIDLEAVIEKAGRVGVAVELNADPHRLDIDWRACRIALDKGTMVSIGPDAHSPAGFENLELGVAVARKGWLGAANVLNSRSADEVLAFAKARRGGASLSEPTTAPRLRVV, encoded by the coding sequence ATGGACTGCCGCGCCGCCGCCCACGCCCTCACACAGGTCGCTACGCTCCTCGAGCTCCATGCGGGGGATGCGTTCACGATCAAGGCACTCCAGTCGGCCGCGCGCACCGTCGCCGCGCTGGGCGACACCAAGCTGGTCGACGCGCTGCCGCGCGAGCTCGCTGAACCCGAATTGATCGCGGCGCCAGCGCTCGCGTTGCTCAAGGAGCTGGCCGAGACGCACTCCTCGGCGCAGCTGGAGCAGCTGCAGGAAGAGACGCCGGAAGGGCTCCTCGAGATGTTGCGCATCCCCGGGCTCGGCCCGGCGCGCATTCGGGCCATTCACGACGGGCTCGACATCGACACCGTGCTCGAACTCGAGCAGGCCGCACGCGACGGGCGTCTCGCGGCGCTCCCCAAGTTCGGCACCAAGACGGCCGAGCGCATCCTCAAGGGGATCGCCGATCTGCGCGCGACCGGGGCCTATGTGCTCTGGCCGCATGCGCGCGCCGAGGCGGAGCGCTTTGCCGATGCGCTGCGCCGCCATCGCGATGTACTGCAGCTCGAAATTGCGGGCTCGATCCGCCGGCGCATGGAAGTGGTGCGCGATGTGGATCTCGTGGCCGCAGTGCGCGGGTCCCCGAGCGTGGTAGCTGCGTCGCTCGCGCAAATCCGGGGCGTCAAGGAAGTGCTGGGCGGTGGTGGGCGGCTCATCACGATCACGCTCGACAACGGCGTGCGCGTCGATCTCGCGTGTGTGCGTCCGGAGCAGTTTGCGCTCGCGCTCTGGCGTGCGACCGGCAGCAGCGCACATGTGCAGCAGGTCACCGAGCGGGCGGCGCAGATGGGCTTTGTGCTCGCGGGCGACGAACTGCGCGACAGCGAAGGCGCGCTGGTGGCGATTCCCGATGAAGTCGCTCTCTATGCGCGACTGGGGCTCGCGTACGTCGAGCCCGAGCAGCGCGAAGCGGCGGGTGAAGTGGAGCAGGCGGCGCGCGGTGGCTTTGCGCCGCTCGTGAGCACGTCGCAGCTGCGCGGGGCTCTGCACTGCCACTCACAGTACAGCGATGGTGGCGCCACCATCGAGCAGATGGCCGAGGCCGCGCGGGCGCGCGGGCTTACGTATCTGGGCGTCAGCGATCATTCGCAGAGCAACACGTACGCCGGCGGGTTGAGCCGCGAGGCGATCATCCAGCAGCACGCGGAGATCGACACCCTCAACGCCCAGTACGCCGCCCGCGGGATCAACTTCCGCGTCCTCAAGGGGATCGAGGCCGACATCCTCCCCTGCGGGCGCGTGGATTACGACGCCGAGTTTCTCGATCGCTTCGACTTCGTGATCGGGTCGGTGCACACGCGCTACGGCATGAACGCGCAGCAGATGACCGACCGTGTGCTCAAGGCGCTCGACGATCCGCACATCACGATCCTCGGTCACCCCACCGGGCGGCTGCTACTCACCCGTGAGCCGTACGCCATCGATCTCGAAGCCGTGATCGAGAAGGCCGGCCGCGTGGGGGTGGCGGTCGAGCTCAACGCCGATCCGCATCGCCTCGATATCGACTGGCGCGCCTGCCGCATCGCCCTCGACAAGGGGACGATGGTGTCGATCGGGCCGGATGCCCATTCGCCGGCTGGCTTCGAGAACCTGGAGCTTGGGGTCGCGGTGGCGCGTAAAGGCTGGCTGGGCGCGGCGAATGTGCTCAATTCACGCTCGGCCGACGAGGTGCTGGCGTTCGCGAAGGCCCGGCGCGGCGGCGCTTCGTTAAGCGAACCCACGACCGCTCCACGCCTGCGCGTGGTGTAG